The genomic window GACAAAGTGATCACCAGTGACCAGCAGCGTGCCATCCTTGCGGAACTCTCTGAAGACAATGTTGCTCTGGTCGCTAAGGTCTCGGCTTCCGCGGCCTCACGCTGGCCGTCACACACTTTGAACGACGATCTGGACTTCTCCCAAGACATGGAGAGTGCTTTCCACCGCCTGGTCGAGTCGTGCGAAGTTCAGCTGGGCTACGGTTTCACACGCTATGTCCTAGCGCTTCTGAATGCTTCCAGATTCGGTCTGGCTGAGTTCGAAATCTTGCACATCATCGCCACTGACACGAGTTTCATTGATGAAATCAAAGATGAGGCGGATGACCTCAGTGTGCTGGAAGGTTACCCGTATCAGCTGCAGCTCAGTCGTCTTCTGACCCGGCTGGAACCTTTTCTACATGAGGTGAAGACGGAAGGGGAGACGATTGTGAAGATTGCTCATGACATATTGAGGTATGTTGTGGAGGTGAGGTACATGACGGACTCTTTCAAGCACCACGTTCATTCCAGACTGGCCACGTTTTTCCAGTTCACAAGACGAGGCAATCTCCTGAGCTCCAGGGACATAGTTGAAGGCAAGCACAAGGAGCTGGCCCATTACTTGTGGCGCACTCTCCGTTCCGTGCCGCACCATCTGTGCCACTCCCACCCGGAGCCAGAGGAAGCATGGAAGAAGCTCAAGTCGGTGGTGTTTATGAAGTTCTCCTGGGTGATCAATGAGATCTACTCTGGGTTCTTCAATGACTTCATCGATGACATGAACTACGCTCTTGAGGTTCTCGGACTTGACTCAGACATCTTGTTCTTGAGACAGTTCCTGAACGGCGTCCGTGAAGCTGTCATCTTCAACCCTGTCTCTCTGGCCTCCCTGATGGCCGGCCAGAACATGAAGGGAATGGAGGAGATCCAGAAGTCCGTACTGGAGGCAGAGGAGTGGCTGAAGAATGTCCACCTGCAAGTTCTCGTCCCCACCAGTTACACCACCCCTAAGACCAGTCAGCTACAGTTGAAGGAGACTCTGGCCAAAAGGGTTAAATCCATAGTGGGCATGCCCACAGAGGAACGGATGATCCTTCAGTACGAAACCAGTATCAGCTTCATGGAGCACAAGACTGGGGAGGAGACCGCCCTGGTGTCGGTGTCTGAGCCCATTGTCAGCATCCACCGGTGGGGGGACGGTATGTTGACCGTGGTGACGTCATCCCTAAGCGGGCGATTTACCCTAGAAACCTACGCCGTAGAAAAAGGTCGTCACATCAATACCACCAAACTGCCGGAGTCCTCCATCTCCTGGCTGAACGTCAGGCCGGACGGCGTGGGGTGTTACTGCTCAGGGAAGTCCATGAAGAAGGTGGTGCTGGAGAAAGGTCAGGTATCAGAGCTGTTCGTCACGCAGGAGCACATCGCGGACGCCTGCATGTCCCACGGGCGGATGTTCAAGCTGGCGGTCCTGCACACATCCCCCGAGCCCCACCTCAGCGTCTTTGATTCGCGACACCCGGGCAGAACCAAGCCCGTGTCGCTGCTGAGTCACGCAGTCAGCCAGCGGTGCAAACCCCTGGCCATGACCAAGGACAGCCTCTTCATCGTGGTGGCCTGTGACCGGCACCTCCTGGTGGTCAGCCTGAACGCCGACCGGGTCGTGCACACGCTGGACCTCAACAACGTACCCGTCTCTCTGACTATTTTCTCCAGAAGCCACGAGCACGTATTTGTGGGAACTCCGACAGGCACCTTACGCTGCTTCAAGCTGGACACAGGAGCCATGGTCATGAACACCACcctccagaagaagaagagacaggaacCTGAAGAACCCATGATCACGTCTTCctcaggtgatggtggtgaggattcTGTCTCAACAGGAAAACCACCAAAGGTACATTTCAGACCCAGAAAAAGGAAAGAGCAGAAccaggggaagggagacgaacagcTCTGCACCATGGTGACGTCGGAGGACGACCACTTCCTCCTGGTGGGCACCACTCAGGGCCGGGTGCTCATCGTGCACGTGCCCACCGGCGAGCACGTGTGCGTCATCGACAGCGGTCAGGGGCAGGTGAAGGCCACGGAGTACTTCACCAACATGTCGTGGTTCCAGAGCCTGGCCACAGTGGACGTGACGGGCTGGGTCAAGCTGTGGAACCTCACGCCCCTCCTGCTCCAGGCCAGGGCCgccatcatggacatcatcactGATGAGGTAGGTGCCGTCACGTGTGTGTGATCGTCAGCCGTGTTCGACTATAACCATCacaacggcagaggaggcaactgctgtcccgactatctgggctagaatttgattgtagtagagagtgtcttgcccaagttacatccccactctctcggccaagagggttttaggacagtcggcgctggggatggtccccaaaggccagctacccccaaggctgcagcactaatagccagtgcgattttgcctcctagtttgagagtcatagtccttcacaaaatactatgCTGCTTACTTACTTATTGCCCATTAACATGATCAGTCCCATTCCCTCCACCAAACTTTGAGTGCTGATCTGAACACTGGTCATtctattcagatgagacgataaacacagATCCCAGcatggtgcagcatgcacttagcgcattaTGAaataacccacgacaacaaatcTCGCCTATCCTGATCTGTTAAAAAAGTAACAACAGATAATTCTTATTCACATTCACCAATCACAGATTTATTTGTAATCTCAGTGACGTCTTTCACTcagccaccctttctttttcagTAGAGGTtgagggtgtttttgttttttttaaaggaggaaaaaaaggttTTTGAGATCTTGAATCTTGGAAATGAAACTCGGAGCTAGAcctacaaatcgaacagggaagatataaaaatacaccgaaagaacaaagactgtgatACTTGTTTAGAAGAttagattcaccttttagacaattgtgtaaagtacaatacttacagattcctaatcgatatatgtcgtccaaatgcaaagcctagtgaattgatcctgctaacagaattacagccaaggttggcgaaatttgttcatgaatgtttctcttcttaatatgctcatgtttatgttttattgtgtcttataaactttcaggttttatgacaataaaaagtattctattctattctattcggaCATTCTTTCAGGACCTGCGGAACGAGGAAGAGGCCAAGATGGACCTGGCGCTATACTGCAAGCACTTCCAGGAGCGTCGCAACGACCGGGTCTTCCTCAACGGGCCCGATGTGGCCTCCTTCTACCTCGGGGAGGTGCCCCCGGACCTCTTCCTCCCAGTGCAGGGTCTGGACCCCGCCCTGCAGGCCCCGCTCTCCTGGCTGACCACTGGTCAGCTGGCCGACTGCGCCCACGTGCGCGCCCTGTCCACCGGCACCGACCTCAGCGAGGTTAGGAGGATAGGAAAAGGGAAAGATTTTGGGGTTTGGGTtaggtagtgggggtggtggagcgGAGGGGAGTTGGGCAGATGGGGATTGAAGGGAaagcgttttgttttttgttgatgtgtttCTTTTAAATGATGTGGGATATTTCTTTCGAGCGAAGTgaatcgttttttgttttcttccgtttttttttatgtctttcttttaaATGATAAATGTGGTACTTGTTTCGTATTATTACtcacaaatcacacacatgcgATGATCATTGTCATACAGTCGTTCATTCAATATCAACATAAATGCATGAAAGacattcaaaaacaacaacaacaacaacaacaaaaagaaacaaaaaaacataaacaaaaaaaaaacttaaatgctgtttgacagtcagttgtgtttcaaccatgaccatcagaacagcagaggagccaaCTGCTGTCCCAGTTATCTGGGCTAAAACTTGATTACAGTgacgagtgtcttgcccaagttacaccccccactctctcggccaagagggactttcggacagttggcgttgagatggttcccaaaggccgactagcccccaaggctgcagcactaatagccTGTGCAATCTTgcgtcctagtttgagagtcatagtccttcacaaaagactaagctgtacttAAATgctaatacaatacaacacaacacattacaacacaaccacacctcatcacacacaatTTACAAATTGAACCTACTAACTCCCCCAGGTGCTGGTGACAGTCACTAAAGACGGGGACCTGGTTCGCTGGAGTCTCCATGACGGCTCCTTGGTGTCCCTCCGGCCCTGCCCGGGCCCCCCGGCATCTGAGGACGGGGACTGGAAAGCAGAGGTAGAGTCCGTCAGGACCGTGTACTACGATCAGgccgtcttcgtcgtcgtcaggCCGTCCTGGAGCAAGAAGAACACAGTggctgtgagttgtgtgtgtgtgtgtgtgtgtgtgtgtgtgtgcgggagggggcggggtgagggtagggggggggggaagtgtttgtgtttgtgtgtgtgtgtgtgtgtgtgtgtgtgtgtgtgtgtatttctgtctgtctgtctgtgcgtgcgcatgcgaCTAAGAGAAGTTTAGTTTCATAATGATGCACACAACTGGTCAGAACTAAATGCATGAACGCCCATGACCTCTTCAGGTGCAGTACTCGGAAGACAAGAAGTTGCACCCGCTGACGCTGAATGACGCCATTTCCTCCTACGTCAGCACCAACAGCTCCTTGATAGTGCACGTCCTTTCGAGCGAACAAGGCGGTAAGATCATGCTACCTCCCCCACCCGTAACCATGAGCCCGTGCTCCTActagtccccccctccccaccgagtacccgcccacccacaccttcctcgAATCTTCCCTTTAACCATATAATCGACcattgacttgaaaaaaaaatcaaaaatgaaaacacagtcaCAGATAACAAGCAAGAATGAAaatagattacacacacacacacacacacacacacacacacacacacacacacacacacacgtatatatctatcacacacacacacacacacacacacatatatatatatatatacatacatacatacatatgtgtgtgtgtgacagatatgaGCAATATTCAATCTTCATTAATTTTGTTGATACTTTGCTcaacaaagtgaaaaaaagaaacaaaaaaggtggTTGTTTCGCCCATCTGCGCCTGATCTAAGCTAAAACGGGGCTTGTTTATTTGctggttatttattcatttatttattcatgtatctatttatttgtttatttaatgatgcatttgtttattcatttattgattttatttcatttagtttttgttttggtgcCCCGAAATTTTGGAATTTAAAAATAAATtcgatgataaatgatgatggggGCGATGAAGATGCtacttgacaaagctgtactcatAATACACCCCGGCGTCTGCCAGGCTGAGAGGTACAAACATATtggtcagaaaaaaaataataaagagcgACACACCCAAAGACTCAAAACATCAGTGGAGTGGATGACCATCGgccgtgtggtcccagtcttccagtTTAAGCCCATGGTACACTTTAATCTAAGTATGAGCCGTCAaagggcaaaaacaaacaaacagacaaacaaaatccaACCAGCAAACAAAGaagaccccctcccctctccccgcccctcctgaAAAAAATCTGATGATCTCTTGTTGACTGAACCCGTGTTCTCCCAGTCGTCAGACCGCtgtgctaaccacttggccacagcgGGTTTGGTCGCTTCACTAGTTGGTTATAAACAGGGAGCAACATTTCCGTGACATGACAATGTCAGCACAAAATGTTTGATGACGTTTTGCAGAACTCTCCCTCGTCTTCTGGGACCTGGTGAAGGGCCAGGAGCAGGACAGGGTGCTCCTCTCCAAGGACAAAGCGCTGTCCAAACTGGCCCCTACCTTGACCTTCTCCAACGACCTCAGCACCTGCGCCCTTCTCGTCCCGAGCGGGGGCAATGAGGCCTTCTTCACCCTGAACGTCTGGACCCTGAAGGTCAAGGCAGAGGAGCCCGACATCTCCGAAGACAAGGACGAGGACGTCTTCCCCCATCCTCCCGGAAAACCTTCTTCGCAAGGAACGGTCCACGATCAGAATTCTGGCAGAGGTTCTACAACGAAGGAAAGCAGAGAGTTTGAACTCCGGCAACTCTCGCTGGAGATCCAACCCACGGCGATCGGGTTCGGGCTGAATGATAGCGTCCTGCTCCTCGGGACGTCCTCGGGACTGACGCTGATCGTGTCCGTGGAGACGCTGAAGATGACCTCGGTGATGGCGGCTGAAGGGGTGGAGCCGGCGGTCAACCAGGCGCTGTCTCCAGCGGGCGCGTGGACCCGTCTGGCTGCCGCTCACcccggggaggtgaggggagtgaggggtgcgGCAGAGAGTAACGTGGTGACGACCACGTGCGGCAAGGTGCTATGCGTCTGGAACCTGCTGCAGAAGAGGCTGCTGATTCGGGTGCCCCTGAAGGGGGATGAAGTGaggagcttttgttgttgttgctgttgtttgtttgtttgttttcaataagTTTTGCTCTAAATTCGTTGGGTTGATTCGAATCCACTTGAAGGGGGAGGAAGTGAGGaggctttgttgttattgttttcagtaCGTTTTGCTTAAATTCGCGGGACTGATTCCCTTTAGGGCTAATCCCCTTGAAAGGAAAGAAGTGaggagcttttgttgttgttatcgttttcaGTAAGTTTTGCTTAAATtcgtagggttttttttttgtttgtttgtttttttatagtatGTAAACagatgtgggttttttgggggtttttttgtttttgtttttttgtctcattCATGTAATATTTGAATATTTTCACGTCATTAATGACACCTGAAACCTGACCTTGTGTCAgcgcgtgtgtgagtgacatAATTATATACCCAGAGGATATACTCatatgctcataataataatgataatcacttGTGAACATTATGCGACTGATTAGCAATGTTAGAAAATGAGCTTCAcgactctttcactctctccttttctctctttgtctttctctccatctctacgACTCTCAGTAGCTTGGAGCTCCATGCTACTCACACTCCCAAaccttagatatatatatatatatatatatatatatatatatatatatatatatatataaacaactgtcaaagaacaacaccaaacaataagaataaaaataacgAACAAAAAAGCACCTTAAATGTTGTATTTAAAGTGAATGATCCGATCATTCCTTTCAACTGACTGCCATCCTTTCAAACTAGTATTTGTGTTTGTAGtactctttttgtcaaaacaggtttctctgtgtgaaatttgggttgctcgccccagggagaacgcgtcgctacacttagagcaccacccatttttttgtgttttttttctgcctgtaattttatttgttttcctttcgaagtggatttttctacagtattttgcctgggacagcctattggttgccgtgggttcttttacgtgcgctaaattcgtgctgcacacgggacctcggtttatcgtctcatccgaatggctagcgtccagaccaccactcaaggtctagtggagggggagaaaatactggcgactgccggtgtgattcgatccagtgcgctcagattctctcgcttcctaggcggacgcgttacatccagGCCAACACTAACTGCCATCCTTTCAAAATGACTGCCTTCTTTCAAACTAACTGCCTTCTTTCAAACTAACTGCCAAACTAACTGCCATTCTTTCAAACTAACTGCCTTCTTTCAAACTAACTGCCATTCTTTCAAACTAACTGCCATTCTTTCAAACTAAATGCCATCCTTTCAAACTAACTGCCATTCTTTCAAACTAAATGCCATCCTTTCAAACTGACTGCCATCCTTTCAAACTGACTGCCATCCTTTCAAACTGACTACCAccttttttacccttttttttcagttcctcCATCACATACTGTCACGTGACTGTCGCGTGCTGACCTTCGTGACCTCCggaggggtggtggcggtgtgggggGTGCAGGAGAAGAAAGAGCTCTGCGCCTTCAAGTCAGCAGTAGCGGTGAGCTCCCTTGCCATGACGCCAGACTGCCGCAGGGTAGTGGCGTTGTTGGACGACGAGGTGACGTCACGCGTTCAAGTGTTTGACGTCAGAAACATTGACGACATCCGAGTGGATGACGGCAACCAGAGCGAGGGGAAGAGGAGCAGTGTGGACAGTAGAAGCTCTTCCATATTTGACATGTCAGACTGAGCCAATCGCTAGCCTGAGCGAGCATCTCGCTGGTCGATTTTGTGGATCTTCAGTCGCTGTTGATAGATGATTTGGTGCTAggcaaaagaaacaacaagaaaaccaaacatacatacatagaccaGCATTGGTGCTGAGTAAAACAACAGTACagtaccaacagcagcagcagcagcaataacaacaatagcagcagcaacattagcATCACCAGCAGCACTACCAAAATCAGATCCACAGACCCCAACCATCAGATTTATCTATATAACCACTACCACGATAGACAATGTTCCGATCGCAATATAGGCCTAAATCAAAGACCAGGCACAAACTTTGGTCTCGTGGTGTTCCTTATTACGATCGAAGACTGCAACAAACAACATTATGATCGAACCGAGCCGCGACCGATCCGGTTTGGTCTCTGTAGGCCTAATCTTTTCCTTCTGATCTGACTTGAGCGGGACTCTTTGAAGTATTTtggtttggaagaaaaacaacataacacaaactgcacaacatGGTGAAAGTCCTCATGACTGATGATCAGCTGCAAGAGAACGATACAAGTaaccacagcccctttgaagagaggggcgggggtgatggtggtggtggtggtgggggggggggatccacacaccctctacccttTTTAGTCATGTGACTGGAGCACAGGACTCACCCCTCAAAGAACCCAACTTTCACCGAACTGGCACCCAAACCCTGAATAAGTATAACTTGACCTCAAGGCCGTCAGCCGATAGGTTCTCAACTCACCTGTGATCTGATTCCGTCCAACTGAGACATTTGTCAACGGCTGGGCATAAGggagtgggcgtgggggtggtatGGAAAGCCATTAGTTTTCATTCCACGGATGGGCATTGGCATATCTATGGGAGGCGATCGCTGTTTGATTCAGCCTTATTGTGTCATGTATGATCTGACATCAACTGAACAAGACCTGCGTGCGCTTCACGTCACTGGGCTCGGGAAGCGTGGGCCCACCAGTGGAAGCCTCACagcgactttgtgaagagactcCTGACTCTGAAGAGATCGCTGCGTGTGGTTGTACCTGATGCATTACAGTACAGGGGTGctgggaggggtggatggagaaGGTGGAGGACGGAGAATCTGTGGATTTACATAGACAAGTAGTTGCTCgagtacattttcttttctttttcttttaatggttTACAATTATTGTATATTAgtccaatagaaataaagatTAAAGATCCCCTAGCCTTTTTACGGCCATTAGGGCATTGacttcatgttcactgtgtcttgggctcggtaTAGAAAGGCGGGACCCAATCCTCTGCTTCTGTGGCTTTAAGCCTTCACCAACCAAAGTCaagtatccattcacacctggatggagtgaggaaatccGGAACAAAgtgcccttcccaaggacacgacaccatgccgaaacggggcctcgaacttcgaccactgctgaacactggattagAAGTTCAACGCCTAATGTTAGTCCAGATCGAACCAAAAATCTCCCCAAGGAATCATTGTTTGCATGTAGTAAAATGGGATTAGCGAAATGTTTATGATAATTGGCTGTCACTGACGTATATGTACGTACGGTTCTTTACATTACAAGATTTCAGACAGATAAGCGTGCTTTTACATCACAGGGTTTCAGACAGATTAACGTGCTTTTAGATCACAAAGTTTCGGACAGATAAACATGTTTTTACATCAGAAGGTTTCAGACAGATAAACGTGCTTTTACATCACAAAGTTTCAGACAGATAAACGTGCTTTTACATCACAAAGTTTCAGACAGATAAACGTGTTCTTACATCACAAAGTTTCAGACAGATAAACATGTTTTTACATCAGAAGGTTTCAGATAGATAACCGTGCTTTTACATCACAAGGTTTCAGGCAGGTTAACGTGCTTTTACATCAGAAGGTTTCAGACAGATAAACATGCTTTTATATGAGAAGGcttgactaaacgcgttgggttacgctgctggtcaggcatctgcttggcagatgtggtgtagtgtatatggatttgaccgaacgcagtgacgcctccttgagctactgattatATGAGAAGGTTTCAGACAGATAAACGTGCTTTTACATCAGAAGGTTTCAGACAAATAATCATGGCACAAAGCTTACAATGGTATCTGTAACTTTACGACTTTGATCAAGGTGATGGTTAAAACGAGATTTTTTCAATTATTTCAGTTTCCTACTTAATGTCTTCATCGGTAAATGTAACCGTATCAAAACCACTTTATGACTTCTGCTAGATCGCTGTTTACACAAGTAGTGTGTTTGTTATGAGTTTTTGACCTAGCCaagttttatttttctgttgatTTCTTTGATTCCTTGTTTTTTGCATTTATATGTCAATGTGTACCAAAGCCAATCAAATGGTATGAGAGAAACAGGTATAAATGTCGAAATCAACTTATTTGACCGTGTGAATTCAAACAATTGTCATGGAAAAACGAGCGAAGATTTTCATTACATGATTAAAACCATCGGAGCAAGTCGTGAGAACCTTTCTGTCTTGGAAGATTGAGATGAAGTGTTCTTCATACGGGTTGACAAATTATTTCTGCGGTCATGTTACTTTTTAGTTTGTAATTCGATGAAACATGTTGCATTATATCACTCTGTACCCAGAAGGCCAAATCGGTTTGACAGGACCATCAATGCTCATGTCATTTTGCCCGAAAGTAAGTGCACAGATCATAGtccatggagatttttttttttaatccagacaCAAATCATATGTTTCAATgtttcacgcatgcacacacacacacacacacacacacacacacacacacacacacactctaacacacacacacgcaacacacacacacacacacacacactctaacacacacacacgcacacacacacacacacacacacacacacacacacacacacacacacacaaacacgcacatggaaacacacacacacacatacacacatttctacTTGTAGGAATGGTTATGCTAAACGATTTTCAAGCGGAAATctgtacttttttgttttgttttgttgatattcTATCTGAATGCGTGCTAAAACATGTAAATAAACTAACGGAATATGAAGTGTGAAAGACTAGATGAATATGGATGTGTGAAGTGTGGATGTATAAAATATGGAAGACAATGAATaatcacacacgttcacacacacacgcgcgcgttctcACACTAAATTGCAAgcgttcattcacacacagatacgggtacacacacacacaaaaagaaaagaaaaggatactaaccaacaggccacccaacaaataataaatccgttcattcatctatcaatgcaccatgcaacatattccaacactggctgcagaagaaaattgttaaacctatctTACCACGTGGTTAAGCTTGTTCTGCTTTTTGccttatcttcatagcttctgatataaattttgctaaAGAGATTATCACCTTGTGATCTTCTGGTTAACATTTTAAagagatcttttctttttgtaaattcttTTTTCAAAAACCACACATTCACTTCTCAAATGATCAtatgatttacaatcaaacatgaaataacattcatcatcactgtggagttacacaaaggacatTAAGAATTTGTGGACGTACCTGACATAAACCATTTTTTGTTGGCATTAGAGCCAAGAGTTCGTAATCTAAATTGGGCAAGCATTGTACGATGCCATTCATTCGCAATAACAGTTAGGAATTTTTCAGCTTGAAATATACCTTTAAATGCATGGAACGAGCTGTACTTATCCTTAccttccatgtctgaatgccaattttgtttaaacatATCAAGCAGTCTGGatttaaattctgaaataaaagTTTCATCATGCCCCACACCTTGACACACCACACAATCGCAAAACCATTTTCTGACAAAACGTTTCTTACACAAGaagcccagttttcttttcctttctctgtctgggaTAACATGATATCATATGCCTGTTTACAAAGTCTACTCTGGGGCAATTTCAACAGTTTAAGCCAATACTTAATGCACTTTGCATATGTT from Babylonia areolata isolate BAREFJ2019XMU chromosome 1, ASM4173473v1, whole genome shotgun sequence includes these protein-coding regions:
- the LOC143285645 gene encoding uncharacterized protein LOC143285645 isoform X1, which produces MADGPRVTHAWSAPPANEMRRLKTMVENEMMMKLGAKKETIEFHPMILAQPAPRPKTAFDPNYQRVKPPFKEPQPPNRNPWDVTDHALRQLSNVSRQGPRKLQLPSLPTRPVKRVHLPAEDEEYKRLRIIRLLKRDEILAEWSALQHQAFMLRKVSHLSLPDIEPLRKYSSASLFSIRSPVPSPKGGEQGQRRVKKTVVPTTYVPPTGKPKSRWRGMARQLLWNTKAAQMRLPEELPRSEIRIYVSCTQDLSEEREFLDDVAYPELRKFCEKQGLSCHVVDLRHGSNRLKNDRETFDVIQREISKCHKTSIGPCFVSLVGEEADDEELPGWLGHEDMLSIRGLLVKAEMVDAVEVLDNLYRLDSNFQPPIYLLDDSHFFAETRETSVLHEVLPGVLKQLQQEGKLPEDPHFFSWSSTVKEVEEGLVSCVEPKRQTVCLMARAGSTGQDSTMGTTTNTKKQQRSILSDARLPEEYKTPTGNDGADKLRELIVERYNSLGSKDNLFLFNASSKKTVSYLREVCTLFLSAVTRLISRQVAHHEFDITHHMTTAADGVQHVGVARQACVHYLGGEGFLGRMSELLGNPAVVRPLVVVGPEGAGKTALTSLLACALPRIDPVHKVVFRSVGLTLSSCSLFHLLASLYSQVAFIYDLNPALPDDLTLFGALQAFRDILHDVREKTLQKGPLTVVLDGVEKLPGMTPKHLSFLLGSIPPGITLILSMQDSGSLFDVVRSVTGVQVIPCLPFTAERTGAYVKGFLARRDKVITSDQQRAILAELSEDNVALVAKVSASAASRWPSHTLNDDLDFSQDMESAFHRLVESCEVQLGYGFTRYVLALLNASRFGLAEFEILHIIATDTSFIDEIKDEADDLSVLEGYPYQLQLSRLLTRLEPFLHEVKTEGETIVKIAHDILRYVVEVRYMTDSFKHHVHSRLATFFQFTRRGNLLSSRDIVEGKHKELAHYLWRTLRSVPHHLCHSHPEPEEAWKKLKSVVFMKFSWVINEIYSGFFNDFIDDMNYALEVLGLDSDILFLRQFLNGVREAVIFNPVSLASLMAGQNMKGMEEIQKSVLEAEEWLKNVHLQVLVPTSYTTPKTSQLQLKETLAKRVKSIVGMPTEERMILQYETSISFMEHKTGEETALVSVSEPIVSIHRWGDGMLTVVTSSLSGRFTLETYAVEKGRHINTTKLPESSISWLNVRPDGVGCYCSGKSMKKVVLEKGQVSELFVTQEHIADACMSHGRMFKLAVLHTSPEPHLSVFDSRHPGRTKPVSLLSHAVSQRCKPLAMTKDSLFIVVACDRHLLVVSLNADRVVHTLDLNNVPVSLTIFSRSHEHVFVGTPTGTLRCFKLDTGAMVMNTTLQKKKRQEPEEPMITSSSGDGGEDSVSTGKPPKVHFRPRKRKEQNQGKGDEQLCTMVTSEDDHFLLVGTTQGRVLIVHVPTGEHVCVIDSGQGQVKATEYFTNMSWFQSLATVDVTGWVKLWNLTPLLLQARAAIMDIITDEDLRNEEEAKMDLALYCKHFQERRNDRVFLNGPDVASFYLGEVPPDLFLPVQGLDPALQAPLSWLTTGQLADCAHVRALSTGTDLSEVLVTVTKDGDLVRWSLHDGSLVSLRPCPGPPASEDGDWKAEVESVRTVYYDQAVFVVVRPSWSKKNTVAVQYSEDKKLHPLTLNDAISSYVSTNSSLIVHVLSSEQGELSLVFWDLVKGQEQDRVLLSKDKALSKLAPTLTFSNDLSTCALLVPSGGNEAFFTLNVWTLKVKAEEPDISEDKDEDVFPHPPGKPSSQGTVHDQNSGRGSTTKESREFELRQLSLEIQPTAIGFGLNDSVLLLGTSSGLTLIVSVETLKMTSVMAAEGVEPAVNQALSPAGAWTRLAAAHPGEVRGVRGAAESNVVTTTCGKVLCVWNLLQKRLLIRVPLKGDEFLHHILSRDCRVLTFVTSGGVVAVWGVQEKKELCAFKSAVAVSSLAMTPDCRRVVALLDDEVTSRVQVFDVRNIDDIRVDDGNQSEGKRSSVDSRSSSIFDMSD